Genomic DNA from Nicotiana tabacum cultivar K326 chromosome 21, ASM71507v2, whole genome shotgun sequence:
AGATTTATCAGCAGAAGGGAAGGTTGCTGAAGGCAACAGAACAGGTTTGCTAGCTAATTTCTTTGGTGCAGTAGGCTTCTCTTGACGAGGAAAACAAGCATTTTTGCCACCATATGTTACTGTCGCCTTTGTCTCGGATACATTCTTCTGACATGCAAATTTGGAGTGTGTACTCTTTTTACATTGATCATTACCAACATCAGCAAAGGGATTGCTGAGCTTAGCAGATCCATCCACATCAGTAGACTGTGGAGATGGCCGGCTAGGTGTTGAACTTGAGGTAGGAGACAAGGGTGACGATGGTGTAGAATTGCCACTATGActacttgaaacttcaaaaactCCAGCCAAAGCAGTTGCagaattctttttcttctttcgcCGCCTCCCTTTCTCTTTTCCAATTTTGACAGTGAGATTACTGCTTTTGGAGGTTGCATTTGTATCAGCACTCTGAATTGCTACAGACTTCGTAGAAGTTGACACTTCCAATCCCTTTTGGGTATTTGATAAACAGTTATATCCTGCACAGTGATTCAGATTGTGATCAGTTACACCTTGAGTTTCGGAGGCAGCTTGACTATCTTCAGATGTACCAAAACTTTCCAACAACAGTGCTTCACCTTCCCCAATTGATCTAAGCAAACCGTTCAATTTAGAGAAGACGAACTTGCCACTCTGTTTGTCACTGGGATGCATGCAAGACAGTTTTCCAGCATGATCTGCAGATGCAATATAGCTTTTACCACTCTTAGGCAAGCACTCATGGGAGCCAAAGGCCACGAATTGGGGTATGATGCACCAAAGAAccagaaagaataaagaagctAGGAGAAGAATTGTGAACAGCAATTTTTTCACCTTCATCCAGAACAAAGACTTCTTGCAGAAATGAAGCACACAGATAGGAAGACTAGCTTTCATAGGTATAACAAGAATGCCAGTTGCCAAAGTCAGTTCCAGATCTCTCTGTATAGTAGCAACGGAAAAATCAGTATGATATGATATAACAAGCTTTATAGACTCCTCAGGTTCAAGAGAAAAACCTTTACAACCATTTATTACAAACCCATCTGTTCCACACTTTGTTCCAGAGATTTCAATTTTTTTGACCTCCAGGGGAAAGTCACCCACGTTCTTTGCGTGAAGCTCTTTTGATAATGACAAAGAACACGCATGAGAATTATCCTTCATGTTATATAACACACTCGAAGAAGAGAGATTAAGAGGGGTTGGCATGTTTAATTTGAAGTCCAGGTTCTGTACAGGTTCAAACTCATCAAGCAAGACCAAAGAAAGCAACCCTCCAGATCCTCTCAGAGGTAACCACTCCACGCCAGAAAGACTGTTCCTGACCAAAGCTGAACTTTTCCACTGACATCGAGCTGCAGGTTGAAATAAAATTGGACCAAATGATGCTCTACCAAAAGGGTGAAGAAGAGCTTCAGTTACTGCATTCTCAGCTAGCGAAAAACCATATCTCCTAGGAGCAATAGAATAATTGCCAACTATTCTACTGGATAGAGAAGGCTGCAAATGGCTTCCTGAAGTCTTGCACTCATCAACAATTTCCCAGGAGTTCAGAACAAGCTGAACCAAGATTGGTTTTTGACTTGGGTTTTTTACCGTGATCCATTGAGACTGATGACTTCCGACCTGAATCACTGGAAACACAATTTCACTTTCATCCAGTACTGACATGCCATTTGCAGTAGCTTGAGATTTCCAGTTCCTCAATACCAACTCATCTGCCACTGTTGTATCCACGGCCTGCATATTAAATGGATAGACATATCAACAATCAAGAGCTAATTCTATATACAACTGTACTAAATGAAGAAGGCATATGACTAATACCATAATGACAGCTATCTCCACAACAAGTACATTCAGATTAACCATGGACAAAATTAGAGTTGTTTCACAAAGCTTAAAAAGTGAAGTTTTACATGAAATAAATTCGCGTCAGAACTACAACTCTGCTGACGTAGTAAACACAGCTCATTATGCACATTCCCATCATTTCTGCTAAATTCTGTGGGAGTGGTTACAGTGATTCAAGCATAAGAAATCAAAGAATAGCTTTTGATAATCATTACGGGTATATTTGCAGAAGAATTTCTTCCCTATTATGTACTTAAAAAAACGGAAAGTGATAATAGAACTTTGCCAGAGAGGGAGAAAATTGGATCCAGCATCTTGAAATACGAACAGAACACCACACAGTTCTTTTTCCACAGAAGTCCCTAATCAAATACTTAAAGTCCAGAGTCATAACAAAATTTACATCCTTGTGAATGAGAAAGTGGGTTCCAGTCCAAAAACAGAGATTGGAAACCAAGGTTATGGTATGAGCAAGGAAGCCTCTAGATGCAATGAACAACCATGCCAACTTTACATGAAACTAGTGTTTCTGATGGATTAATTTTAACACGCATACATCCTACTATAGATTAGGCAGAAAAGATGAGTCCCTGAATTGTACTTTTTTTGAAGAGGCAAGCCCCTGAATTATACTTGATATGGTATTGCATGGCTCCACCTTTCATATGTTACAGGTTATGCTGATAATCAAGGACTTCTACATTCTACATACACAGATACTTTTAAGGACTTAGTTTGAGTTTCTTGCCACAGGATTTTCAGATAAAAACCTCAATATAAATTCCAGTTGCCAGCAAAAATTCATCAAATAGGAAAAACACATATAAACTTAGATCTTTAACTCTTAATAATTTGAACCCTGAAACTTGTAGAAGTTCGACAAATTATTTTTACTCATTTAAGTGTTTGAAAAATCCCCTGAAAAAGAGATGTTACACCCACAAAATTAGCGAGATAATAAAAACCAATGTCAGAATTCCAATACCTTGATTTCTGATGGTGAATGCATGCTGCTGCTAGAcattgttcttgaatttccaaGTTCTACCTCGTCAGAGTATTCTCCATGACCAATAGAAGAGTCAAATTTACCTCCTGAACAAAGTCTCACTACATCACGGCAAGCAACTTCAATGTCAGAAGTTCTCGAATCATTAGTTGTTATTAGCAATTTACAGTTCATGCTCCTTTCATGAGCTTGATCCTCTCCTTGCAGCAGAGGATCAAGCAACTCAACAGCTGGGGGAGTGTAAGTGACAACAGCCACCTGCGTAACAGTGCGAGGAAAGAGTAGCAATCCCTCAACATATCTGATCCGAAAATGCTCGGTGTTTTCTCCAGTCTCACTTATCCTGACAATGCTCAATATATAAGGAGAATTATTTCTCACTGAAAGAGCTACAAAACTAGTGCCATCAGCAGCGCATGGTCCTACAGTCTCAAAAGACACAGAAAGTGGATCTGTGAGCTCACTAAAAGCTGAAGTCTTGTCCAGTTCTGCTTTGAGAGGAATAACAACTGTATCAGCTTTACCTTTGGAAGAGCTAAGCAACTGCAGAGAAAAGGCGCCAAATATCTCACCCCCAGTATGACTAGGGAAATCTAATTCTATGATGGTCTCAGTTTTCTGAGGATCAATTTCCCAATTTCTATGGGGTCTAATTGCAATTAGAGGAATACCAACCTCACTACCCTTGATATCCAACCACTCCTTAACACCGAGCAAGCTGAAACTACTGTTTGAATCTTTACTTCTACTTACATTACAAATTGCCTTTGCATAACGGGTATTATCTCCCGAAGAAACAGACGTCCAAATAGTTATCTCCTCCACATAGAGGGCTTCATTGTAAGGATTATACAATGAAATATTCTCACTCCGCCTTCCAACAGAGGAAATATCAAGACCGACTAAAGGCTGTATGCGATATGGGGATTCAACAGCAAAACCCTTCACCTGAACAAAGAAACCACCAGAGCTTGTCTGCAAAACAAATTGCGCTGAAGAGAGACCCAACCATGTAggcaaaaacacaaaacaaattGACGCAGTTTCACCAGGTGCCAACAACGTTTCACTGAAATTGCAAGGGTAAAACTGAGAATTGGTTCCATAAGGTTCAAATACAGTCAGTGTGCTGTCTCTGCGAGTATTTTTAACAGTTAGAAAAGCTAATGAAGGACGATATAAATACTTCTCCCCCCAGTCCAGCACAGGGGGATTGATTTCTACATGAGGGGAAGAACCACCCAAAAACTTGAACCTGGTTGTCTCGTCTTCCCCTTTTGGTTTCAAATTTTGATGTTTATCATCAGACAAAGGTCCTCCACCAAAAGAAACACCATTTTCTCTATTCCTTCTTATACAACCACAAGGCAATTCGCTGTAACACTCCTGGTAACTCAGATAGCATGAAATTGTTCTTCCACCCAAGAACTTGAAAATACAAGAATCGGATGACCTACTAATATTTGTATTCTCTTCATCTGATCCTATAGGGAAAGCAACATCGGATTGAACCCCAGAAACTTCTTCAACTTGTGATTGTGCATTCTTCTCTTCAGACAAAAAACCACGCAATCTTGGAGGAAAGCAAAATAAGTCAGTATGTGAACACGCGCTATCAGGACTTTGGCGAGGGAGGGGATTCTCGAGAACGAATCCAGATGATAAATCACCAGTAAAGCCATCCTCGAACTCAGAATCGTCATTGGTTCTGTAGGACATAAATGTATCATATTCTGCTTGGTTTTGCATTCCCTTCATTGAACATGGTTCACCTTTTGCCAGAATAATGATGATATGGAACAGAACCATCAAAAAACAAAATGCTTCACCATGGTGAAATACTCTCCTGAAGAAATTACTAATGCAAATTAATAGCTGACAAAGAAAATAGAACATAAAACATCATCCACACGAAAAAAGACGAACTTTATACAGCAATTCGGCAGGTCAGAGGTAAACACGCATCCTTGGGAATACAAGCACAACATCAACAACAGTAAAGACATGAACAACACCTCAATCCCAAACTAGGAGTCTAGTAGTCTACTATTTTAAAAAAACTAATTTAGGGAATGAAAagaaaagtagtataagagagaatcaaacaataaaaatagaaaacatAGTGGCCTAGGGTCAATGAAGTGGGAGAACCATAAGGTCTCAAGGTTCAAATCCCAACATAGACAACAAAATCCTAGGTGATTTATTCCCCACCCGCCTAAACCTTGGTAGGTAGAGTTACCCGGTACCTACACTGGTTGGAGGTTGCAGGTGCAACAGTCGAGCTTGTGCCTCAATCACCTCcgtcaaaaaataaaaacaatgtTTCCCATACAAAAGACTACAAAACGCTGATGATACGAGCCAATGCCTCACATTTCAGTTGCCTTATTAAATACACAAGTAAAACAATTGCTCCTAAAATAGTAATAGTAGTTAATTTAAGTAATTGTAGGTAAAGAAAGCTCGCAAAATTGCTATATATACGAAAGATATCATCAATCTTAATCATTCATATGTTTTAGATGTTCATTCATTAACTAAGCTTACATAAATAGgcaatcaaatctccaaaataagaagaaaaacaaattaCACTCTAAAAATGAAAACATTAACACGAAAAAGTAACATAGAGCAAACATAATCGGCTGAACAGAAAATAAAGCGGCAAGGAGTTACCCGCGGCGGAACATGTTAAAGAGCTGATGTGGAGCTCCAATCATTAGGGTTTGAGGATCTATTGATGGGGAGAGAAAAAGaacatgagagaaatatttttgcTTGTTTCTGATGATTCTTTTATGGTGGCTAGGGCTTTATAGTTTTTATCGATTGGATTTTAGGCCCAAAAACAAAGTCTATTGGAGCATAAAGAGAACATTAATGACAACTCAATCCAAACTAGTAGGAGTCTACtatttcccaaaaaaaaaaagcaccAATTTTGGGAATAAAAAGAAGATATAAGGGacaatcaaataataaaaatagaaaaaatataaagatgacGATTTACAACGTCTCCCATGCAAGGTGTGgtctagtggtcaatgaagtgggacgataaccatgaggtctcaggttcaaatcccaacAGCGATTAAAACTAGGtgatttcttttcatttgtctAAGCCTTGGTGCACAGAGTTACCGGGTGCATGTACTGGTGGGAGATAGTAGGTACCATGTGTAATAGTCGAGGTGTACACAAGCTGGCTCTGAGACCTTCGTCATAAAAAAAAGTTTTAAGTTCTATGTGTGAAACAAGTATCTACATAATCAAGTTACTAGTTAGATAATTGCAAGTACATTTCATCACAAACATTAATTCACAATGTAGTAGAAATGATAACTAACCTATTATATCACAAGTTAATATTCACTTGAAGTGTAAAAACAATCTTTTTATTGTCAATGTATattatttaaatctttaaaaaagaaaattttccgCACAAAAAACTAACACTAATGATACGAGATAATGTTTCATACTTCAGTTGTCTTATTAAACATACAAGTAAAACAATTGCTCCTATAGTAGTAATAGTAgttaattaagtaaataaagtaAGCATATTTATTCATTCATAGCTTTTGCATATTCAT
This window encodes:
- the LOC107764916 gene encoding uncharacterized protein LOC107764916 isoform X1 gives rise to the protein MDSQTLIMIGAPHQLFNISRRRRVFHHGEAFCFLMVLFHIIIILAKGEPCSMKGMQNQAEYDTFMSYRTNDDSEFEDGFTGDLSSGFVLENPLPRQSPDSACSHTDLFCFPPRLRGFLSEEKNAQSQVEEVSGVQSDVAFPIGSDEENTNISRSSDSCIFKFLGGRTISCYLSYQECYSELPCGCIRRNRENGVSFGGGPLSDDKHQNLKPKGEDETTRFKFLGGSSPHVEINPPVLDWGEKYLYRPSLAFLTVKNTRRDSTLTVFEPYGTNSQFYPCNFSETLLAPGETASICFVFLPTWLGLSSAQFVLQTSSGGFFVQVKGFAVESPYRIQPLVGLDISSVGRRSENISLYNPYNEALYVEEITIWTSVSSGDNTRYAKAICNVSRSKDSNSSFSLLGVKEWLDIKGSEVGIPLIAIRPHRNWEIDPQKTETIIELDFPSHTGGEIFGAFSLQLLSSSKGKADTVVIPLKAELDKTSAFSELTDPLSVSFETVGPCAADGTSFVALSVRNNSPYILSIVRISETGENTEHFRIRYVEGLLLFPRTVTQVAVVTYTPPAVELLDPLLQGEDQAHERSMNCKLLITTNDSRTSDIEVACRDVVRLCSGGKFDSSIGHGEYSDEVELGNSRTMSSSSMHSPSEIKAVDTTVADELVLRNWKSQATANGMSVLDESEIVFPVIQVGSHQSQWITVKNPSQKPILVQLVLNSWEIVDECKTSGSHLQPSLSSRIVGNYSIAPRRYGFSLAENAVTEALLHPFGRASFGPILFQPAARCQWKSSALVRNSLSGVEWLPLRGSGGLLSLVLLDEFEPVQNLDFKLNMPTPLNLSSSSVLYNMKDNSHACSLSLSKELHAKNVGDFPLEVKKIEISGTKCGTDGFVINGCKGFSLEPEESIKLVISYHTDFSVATIQRDLELTLATGILVIPMKASLPICVLHFCKKSLFWMKVKKLLFTILLLASLFFLVLWCIIPQFVAFGSHECLPKSGKSYIASADHAGKLSCMHPSDKQSGKFVFSKLNGLLRSIGEGYNCLSNTQKGLEVSTSTKSVAIQSADTNATSKSSNLTVKIGKEKGRRRKKKKNSATALAGVFEVSSSHSGNSTPSSPLSPTSSSTPSRPSPQSTDVDGSAKLSNPFADVGNDQCKKSTHSKFACQKNVSETKATVTYGGKNACFPRQEKPTAPKKLASKPVLLPSATFPSADKSAPRLMCRQPLLASSSIIAPHLRAPGSKPQNQVAVKTDEKMGLEEKFTYDIWGDHLSNLPLVGRSKEVSEMPPNAIENSSSSFFLRGPQTLITNYQQTTVSSDREG
- the LOC107764916 gene encoding uncharacterized protein LOC107764916 isoform X3 gives rise to the protein MVLFHIIIILAKGEPCSMKGMQNQAEYDTFMSYRTNDDSEFEDGFTGDLSSGFVLENPLPRQSPDSACSHTDLFCFPPRLRGFLSEEKNAQSQVEEVSGVQSDVAFPIGSDEENTNISRSSDSCIFKFLGGRTISCYLSYQECYSELPCGCIRRNRENGVSFGGGPLSDDKHQNLKPKGEDETTRFKFLGGSSPHVEINPPVLDWGEKYLYRPSLAFLTVKNTRRDSTLTVFEPYGTNSQFYPCNFSETLLAPGETASICFVFLPTWLGLSSAQFVLQTSSGGFFVQVKGFAVESPYRIQPLVGLDISSVGRRSENISLYNPYNEALYVEEITIWTSVSSGDNTRYAKAICNVSRSKDSNSSFSLLGVKEWLDIKGSEVGIPLIAIRPHRNWEIDPQKTETIIELDFPSHTGGEIFGAFSLQLLSSSKGKADTVVIPLKAELDKTSAFSELTDPLSVSFETVGPCAADGTSFVALSVRNNSPYILSIVRISETGENTEHFRIRYVEGLLLFPRTVTQVAVVTYTPPAVELLDPLLQGEDQAHERSMNCKLLITTNDSRTSDIEVACRDVVRLCSGGKFDSSIGHGEYSDEVELGNSRTMSSSSMHSPSEIKAVDTTVADELVLRNWKSQATANGMSVLDESEIVFPVIQVGSHQSQWITVKNPSQKPILVQLVLNSWEIVDECKTSGSHLQPSLSSRIVGNYSIAPRRYGFSLAENAVTEALLHPFGRASFGPILFQPAARCQWKSSALVRNSLSGVEWLPLRGSGGLLSLVLLDEFEPVQNLDFKLNMPTPLNLSSSSVLYNMKDNSHACSLSLSKELHAKNVGDFPLEVKKIEISGTKCGTDGFVINGCKGFSLEPEESIKLVISYHTDFSVATIQRDLELTLATGILVIPMKASLPICVLHFCKKSLFWMKVKKLLFTILLLASLFFLVLWCIIPQFVAFGSHECLPKSGKSYIASADHAGKLSCMHPSDKQSGKFVFSKLNGLLRSIGEGYNCLSNTQKGLEVSTSTKSVAIQSADTNATSKSSNLTVKIGKEKGRRRKKKKNSATALAGVFEVSSSHSGNSTPSSPLSPTSSSTPSRPSPQSTDVDGSAKLSNPFADVGNDQCKKSTHSKFACQKNVSETKATVTYGGKNACFPRQEKPTAPKKLASKPVLLPSATFPSADKSAPRLMCRQPLLASSSIIAPHLRAPGSKPQNQVAVKTDEKMGLEEKFTYDIWGDHLSNLPLVGRSKEVSEMPPNAIENSSSSFFLRGPQTLITNYQQTTVSSDREG
- the LOC107764916 gene encoding uncharacterized protein LOC107764916 isoform X4 translates to MDSQTLIMIGAPHQLFNISRRRRVFHHGEAFCFLMVLFHIIIILAKGEPCSMKGMQNQAEYDTFMSYRTNDDSEFEDGFTGDLSSGFVLENPLPRQSPDSACSHTDLFCFPPRLRGFLSEEKNAQSQVEEVSGVQSDVAFPIGSDEENTNISRSSDSCIFKFLGGRTISCYLSYQECYSELPCGCIRRNRENGVSFGGGPLSDDKHQNLKPKGEDETTRFKFLGGSSPHVEINPPVLDWGEKYLYRPSLAFLTVKNTRRDSTLTVFEPYGTNSQFYPCNFSETLLAPGETASICFVFLPTWLGLSSAQFVLQTSSGGFFVQVKGFAVESPYRIQPLVGLDISSVGRRSENISLYNPYNEALYVEEITIWTSVSSGDNTRYAKAICNVSRSKDSNSSFSLLGVKEWLDIKGSEVGIPLIAIRPHRNWEIDPQKTETIIELDFPSHTGGEIFGAFSLQLLSSSKGKADTVVIPLKAELDKTSAFSELTDPLSVSFETVGPCAADGTSFVALSVRNNSPYILSIVRISETGENTEHFRIRYVEGLLLFPRTVTQVAVVTYTPPAVELLDPLLQGEDQAHERSMNCKLLITTNDSRTSDIEVACRDVVRLCSGGKFDSSIGHGEYSDEVELGNSRTMSSSSMHSPSEIKAVDTTVADELVLRNWKSQATANGMSVLDESEIVFPVIQVGSHQSQWITVKNPSQKPILVQLVLNSWEIVDECKTSGSHLQPSLSSRIVGNYSIAPRRYGFSLAENAVTEALLHPFGRASFGPILFQPAARCQWKSSALVRNSLSGVEWLPLRGSGGLLSLVLLDEFEPVQNLDFKLNMPTPLNLSSSSVLYNMKDNSHACSLSLSKELHAKNVGDFPLEVKKIEISGTKCGTDGFVINGCKGFSLEPEESIKLVISYHTDFSVATIQRDLELTLATGILVIPMKASLPICVLHFCKKSLFWMKVKKLLFTILLLASLFFLVLWCIIPQFVAFGSHECLPKSGKSYIASADHAGKLSCMHPSDKQSGKFVFSKLNGLLRSIGEGEALLLESFGTSEDSQAASETQGVTDHNLNHCAGYNCLSNTQKGLEVSTSTKSVAIQSADTNATSKSSNLTVKIGKEKGRRRKKKKNSATALAGVFEVSSSHSGNSTPSSPLSPTSSSTPSRPSPQSTDVDGSAKLSNPFADVGNDQCKKSTHSKFACQKNVSETKATVTYGGKNACFPRQEKPTAPKKLASKPVLLPSATFPSADKSAPRLMCRQPLLASSSIIAPHLRAPGSKPQNQVAVKTDEKMGLEEKFTYDIWGDHLSNLPLVGRSKEVSEMPPNAIENSSSSFFLRGPQTLITNYQQTTVSSDREG
- the LOC107764916 gene encoding uncharacterized protein LOC107764916 isoform X2, which gives rise to MVLFHIIIILAKGEPCSMKGMQNQAEYDTFMSYRTNDDSEFEDGFTGDLSSGFVLENPLPRQSPDSACSHTDLFCFPPRLRGFLSEEKNAQSQVEEVSGVQSDVAFPIGSDEENTNISRSSDSCIFKFLGGRTISCYLSYQECYSELPCGCIRRNRENGVSFGGGPLSDDKHQNLKPKGEDETTRFKFLGGSSPHVEINPPVLDWGEKYLYRPSLAFLTVKNTRRDSTLTVFEPYGTNSQFYPCNFSETLLAPGETASICFVFLPTWLGLSSAQFVLQTSSGGFFVQVKGFAVESPYRIQPLVGLDISSVGRRSENISLYNPYNEALYVEEITIWTSVSSGDNTRYAKAICNVSRSKDSNSSFSLLGVKEWLDIKGSEVGIPLIAIRPHRNWEIDPQKTETIIELDFPSHTGGEIFGAFSLQLLSSSKGKADTVVIPLKAELDKTSAFSELTDPLSVSFETVGPCAADGTSFVALSVRNNSPYILSIVRISETGENTEHFRIRYVEGLLLFPRTVTQVAVVTYTPPAVELLDPLLQGEDQAHERSMNCKLLITTNDSRTSDIEVACRDVVRLCSGGKFDSSIGHGEYSDEVELGNSRTMSSSSMHSPSEIKAVDTTVADELVLRNWKSQATANGMSVLDESEIVFPVIQVGSHQSQWITVKNPSQKPILVQLVLNSWEIVDECKTSGSHLQPSLSSRIVGNYSIAPRRYGFSLAENAVTEALLHPFGRASFGPILFQPAARCQWKSSALVRNSLSGVEWLPLRGSGGLLSLVLLDEFEPVQNLDFKLNMPTPLNLSSSSVLYNMKDNSHACSLSLSKELHAKNVGDFPLEVKKIEISGTKCGTDGFVINGCKGFSLEPEESIKLVISYHTDFSVATIQRDLELTLATGILVIPMKASLPICVLHFCKKSLFWMKVKKLLFTILLLASLFFLVLWCIIPQFVAFGSHECLPKSGKSYIASADHAGKLSCMHPSDKQSGKFVFSKLNGLLRSIGEGEALLLESFGTSEDSQAASETQGVTDHNLNHCAGYNCLSNTQKGLEVSTSTKSVAIQSADTNATSKSSNLTVKIGKEKGRRRKKKKNSATALAGVFEVSSSHSGNSTPSSPLSPTSSSTPSRPSPQSTDVDGSAKLSNPFADVGNDQCKKSTHSKFACQKNVSETKATVTYGGKNACFPRQEKPTAPKKLASKPVLLPSATFPSADKSAPRLMCRQPLLASSSIIAPHLRAPGSKPQNQVAVKTDEKMGLEEKFTYDIWGDHLSNLPLVGRSKEVSEMPPNAIENSSSSFFLRGPQTLITNYQQTTVSSDREG